Sequence from the Anaerobaca lacustris genome:
GATGAGATCTCATCGGAAACACCCCCCAACGGCCCCCTCGCACGACCTGACGCGAACGCCGTCCGGGTTCCATCGGCTCTGATTATAACATGGCGACCGGCCCTCGGTCAAGATCGCCGGGCCCGACTGCGGGCCGGATCAGCGACCTGCGGCCATGGACTCGGCGATGTGCATCGCAGCCTTGATGCCGTCGGCGGCGCTGGAGATGATGCCGCCGGCGTAGCCGCTGCCTTCGCCGATGAGATAGAGGTTCTCGAAGCCGCTGCAGAGCCCCGTCGCGTCGCGGACCGCCTGGATGGGCGAGGAGGTCTTGCTTTCCAGTCCGAGGATCGTGCCCGTCTCGAAGCCTTTGATCTTGCGGGCGAAATCCCCCAGTCCCTCGCGAATCGCGTTGCCGATCTGCACCGGCAGCATCTCCCACAGCGAGGCCGGCTTCAATCCGAGCGGATAGCTCGCTTCGGGAACACCCGACGGCGCCTTTCGACTCACGAACTCGGTGATGCGACAGGCCGGGGCGGCAAAGCCGTTGGCGTACTCATAGAAGCTCGCCTCCAGCGACCCGAGCCAGTCGAGCGCCTCGACCGGCGCGATGGGCCTGCCCAGCAGCGATTCGATATTCACGGCGGCGACGCATGCGGCGTTGGCGAACCGCCCCGCCCGCCGATAGCAGCTCATGCCGTTGACGACGTTCGTGTTCGCATAGGCGGTCGCCGGGATCACCGCCCCGCCGGGACACATGCAGAACGTGTAGACGGGCAGATGCCCCTGGCTGTTGAAGGTCAGGCGGTATTCGGCGGCCTTGACGCCGGGCAGGCTCGCCCGGCCCCACTGGGCGAGGTTGATCAGTTCCTGCGGATGCTCGACCCGACATCCGACGGCAAAATTCTTCGTGCGAAACGGCACCCCTCGGCCGATCAACATGCGATACGTCTCGTGGGCCGAGTGGCCCGGCGCGACTACGTAGCAGTCCGCCTCGATATGACCCGACGATGTCACTGCCTCCACGACGCGGCCCTGCTCGATCGTCAGGTCTTTCAACATCGTATCGAACTGCATCCGCCCGCCCAGGGCGAGGAACTCCTCTCGCAGCCGCTTGACGATCCGCCGCAGATTGTTGCTGCCCAGGTGCGGATGGGCCATGTAGGCAATCTCTTCGGGCGCGCCGGCGTCGATGTAACTGGCCAGAACGAACTGCCGCTCCCGCCCGATATGCTTGCTGCGCGAGGTGAGCTTGCCGTCGGAGAAGGTGCCTGCCCCGCCTTCGCCGAAGGCGTAGTTGCAGGAAGGGTTGAAGAGTCCGGTCTTCTCGAAGGTGCGAATGCCTTCGGCCCGCGTATCCACGGCCGAGCCGCGTTCGATGAGCGTCGTCTGGACGCCGGCGTTCTGAAGGACCATCGCCGCGAAGAAGCCCGCCGGACCGCTGCCGACGACCAGGGCCTTCCGCCCCGGCCCCACGTGCGGAATGCACAGCGGCGCAGGCGTCTCTGGGACGCCGCCGTCGATCTGCTCCGAAGCGACCCCGATCCGGACGAGCCAGTGGATGTCGCTCTTGCGGCAGGCGTCGAGGCTCTTGTGCTCGATCGTATAGGAGAAGTCCGTCAGTTTCAGAGTCCGCCCGATCCGCTCGCGAAGCATCTCCTCGTCGTAGTCGGTGGGAAGCTTCAGTGAAATCGTTCGGTATCCCATGAGAAGACCACCCTGCCATCGAATGTGGGCGTTCACTCCAGGCCGCTGCGAAGGGCCCACTGCGCCTTGTCCACTCGTGGGGCCTTATAGTCTGCCAGCCGGGCCAGCAATTCGTCCGGCGTCTGCGCCACCAGCAGCAGGTCGTGATGGGCCGGGTCGATGAACCCCTGGACGGTGGCGTGATCGACGAACCGGATCACGTCGTCGAAGTACCGCGCGACGTTCAACAGGCCGACCGGCTTGGCATGGAACCCCAGTTGGGCCCACGTCAGGACCTCGAACAACTCCTCGATCGTGCCGAACCCGCCCGGCAGTGCAACGAACGCGTTGGCCAACTCGGCCATCAGCGCCTTGCGCTCGTGCATGTCGGCGACGATCCGCATGTCCGCTGCCTCGGCTAGCGCCAGGTCCATCTCGTGCAGTGCCTTGGGGATCACGCCCGTGACGCGGCCGCCGTGCTCCAGCACGGTCCGTGCCAGAACGCCCATCATGCCAATCCGCCCGCCGCCGAAGATCAGGTGCAACCCCCGATCGGCAAGGGCCTTGCCCAGCATACGTGCGGCGTCGGCATACTCAGGCCGCCCCCCGACCCCGCTGCCACAATAGACGCAAACTCGTTTCATTCCCACGGTTCCAAACACCAGGAAGACCACCACACAGAGACACCGCCGCCCAGGCAGCGGCACCGAGCGTAGTGGGGCAGCCCCACCGTGTCAAACGGAATCACACGATGGCCCGACGTCTGATTGACACGAGGATGGTCGAAAGCGACAATGGATGCGCCGGCGCCGTGGACGACGCGTGCGTGATCGCGTCCGCCCCCATCCTGTGGATAAGGAGTGCGGCTTATGGAACCGATTGTGGCCAAGTGCGGCTATCGTTGCGACCTGTGTCTGTTCTTCGAGGCCAACTTTGCCGGTGGGCCGGGCCCCGACAGAATCAGCGAGGCGTTCGCCAGGTACTACGACTGTCAGCTCGCACCCGAGGCGATCCGACCGTGCAAGGGATGCCACGAAGGCGCCGAGGCGCCCGACAAGGACTGCCGGGTGTACCCCTGCGTTCGCGAGAAGGGCCTGCAAAACTGCGGGCAGTGCCCCGCGTTCGGCTGCGAGACGCTCAAGACGCGGATGGATGTGGTGGAGGAATGCCTCGCAAAGCATCCGAACGTCAGCGAGGAAGACTACCGGCTCTTCTTCGGCCCCTATCTGAGCCGGGCGCCCCTGACCGAGATTCACCGATCCGCACGCGACTGAACGCGCGCCGCTGACCGTCCTGGCTCAGTGGGCAGGAACCGCGCGGCAAAATCGTCGAAGGAAACGTCGCCGAAGTACCTGCCGTGAATCCCGCGTGCCAGCTCCATGTCGTCCATGTCGTTGTATTGCGGGTACTGCTCCCGAAGCTCCGCCAGCGTCATCGCCTCCAGCATCCGCCGGGTCGGGACATCTTCCGGCGCGACGGCCGGCGGATACACGCGCACCTTCATCTTCCGAAGCTCGGCGGCCTTGCGGTCCATCTGTTTGGCCGTCATCGTGTTCGGGTCGAACGTATACCGGCGCTGTCGCCAATAGGCGGCGTTGCGAATCGCCTGCGCCCGCTCGAACATCTCATCGCACGTCATCGTGCTGGGATCGAATGCAAACCCCTTGGCCTTCCAGCTCCTGGCGCAAATCGCCGCGCGCGTGCGAGGATCGCGCATCCCGGCCGAACAGCCCAGCACCAGCCAGGGCAAGGTCAACAGAATGACGAAACGAGTCACCATGGCAAACTCCATCAACTGCAGATACCCTTTCATAGAGCCGCCATGATACGTGAAGTTGTCCCCTCCTGTCCACCCCCCTTCTCAAACGCGATGTCACTCCGCAGTCCCACAGACGCGGAAGGCCCACACGAAGTCGTCCTCCACACGACCCAGAACGCCCGGAATCCCGCATCCGTATGGCCCTTTCTTTGTATCGCAGAGCTACACCAGACTGGCCCACGTCGCACACACAGCGACCGTCTTCTGGCAAGCCCACTTTCGCTCCGCTCTGCTACTACAACGCCACGCATACCTCCACCTCCGCCAGAGTTGTAGGCTTGGAATAGGAACCGCTCAAGCAATTGCTTGCGAAGTGCATCCGCCTGGCACGGGCTTTCTATCTGGGCATCTCTTGAATGTTCTGCGGCGCATATTCGGGTGCTGGTGTAGGGTCTGTCTGATTGGAAAGGGTATTTCTGATTCGTATCTCCAGATGCTGCTTCAGCATATACCTGAACTGCTCCCGTACTTCGGGCATGACCGAAAAACGCACCGAAGACATTGCGGATTTGTTTCTGGACACGGGCAATATCTTCCCTTTCTGACGGTACTTCACTTTCACAGTAAGTTCGTACTCTCCAGGTTCAATCTGGACCTGATCCATGATCTCTGTGCAACTCTCGTCCCTCAATGCCGTGAGGTCTTGGAACAATTGCATAACCATCGTTTCGTCGGCGGCCTGCACAGGCTCATATCGGGCTTTGATTTCCCACAACCGGCGATGGAACTCGAGAAATGAACTTCGTGTTGCGTTCGCATAGGACTCTTGCTCACAGATATAGACAATTCTCTGTGGGCTGTTGACTGGAACGAAGCTGAGAGGACTGGTTGAGTGAAAACTGAACTGGTAAGTACCATCCGACGCCCGATATTTCTCACCGATCTGGGCAATACGCAAGGTGAATGTCTTCGTTGCTCCATTGTGTTTTGACAGAACGGCTTCGATGTCTTGCACAAGCGCCCCAGCGTCATACGCCACAAGTACCGCATTCGCATAGAGACACTCTCCGTTGTCGAGAATGCGGTAGAACACCTCACGGGTGAGCACAACTTCAAGCGTCGCTTTCCGGAAGCTCCGGCAACAAGTCTCGGCAAGAACGACAATTGTCAATACCAAGCTGGCGAGAAATGAGAAGACCACCATCCAGTCGGGCATTGACGTTGCTGTTTGAAGGAGAAGGGAGTCCATTCTACATCCTCCCCACTGTATCACCCACATGAACGGTCTTGTCGAGGGTCAGCCCGAGTACCTGCTCTGGATCAAGGGCAGCAGACCACGGCCCTGAGACCTCATCTTCAACCTCTTTCGTTTCGGGTTCAAGCTGCCCCACCAGGCCAAACATTGCTCTTTGGAACGGACTTGGAGTGGTGATTCTGCGTTTGCGCTTCGTGACTTCCCGGAAACATTCTGCAAGATACGTCTTGTCTTCTTGGATACAAATGACGCGCAATTCACCTTTGGGATATAGAACGCGCTCAAGACACGTTGTCTCCGAAAGCTTCCGATCCGACACTACTCCGAACACGGTAACAATCTGCTTCTGTTCGAGTTGCTCTTCGCACGTGATCAGGAGTAGTTGTTCATTAAGAATTGCGATGACCTTGCCTAGTTCCTTCATCTCAGTCTCCGTCTACCTCTGGGCCCAAGTATGTATACATACGGCTCTCATGAGGGGCTGATCTCATCGGCGCACCCACATAAGGCTCCAGCCCTTAAGGCTATAGGGCGACAGCCTCAACAATCATCCGCATGGCAACACTGTCACCAATATCGGTTCCGCAGACATCCGAAGCCTGTTCCGCCCTGTCCTGAAGAACATCATAGCTCACACGGTGAGCCGGGGTCAATCATGTACACATATTCCGTAGCAGATTCGGCGAGACGGGATTACCGAGAGACGGAAGCCACTTATAGCATCTTTCCGGTCATGGATGGACGTATGCGTGGAAACCCGGGGCGCCCGCTGTGGCGGCGGGGTTGTTGGCACGGGGTTCGGCTTCGGTTTTGGGGTTCAGTCGGTCAGTGTGAAGGCCGGCAGGCGGACGATCTTGCCGCCGTTCTGGGCCGACTGGTGGGCGCAGAGTCCGACGCAGGTCCAGTTGGCGCTGGTGACGGCGTTGGGTCGCGGGGCGCGGTCTTCGAGCAGGGCCGAGACGAACTCGTTGACGAGGTGCGGGTGCGATCCGCCGTGACCGCCGCCCTGGATGAACGACAGATGTCCGGCGTCCTGGATCGAACGGGTGAACTTGCGGATCTCCTCCGGCAGCAGATGCGCGTAGTCCGGCACCGTCACGCGCGAGGGAATCTCGGACTCGGGCTTCTTGGCGGTGTGGAGGATGTGCTCTTCGCCCTCGACGAGTGTCCACTCGAAGCTCTTCTTCGAGCCGTAGACGTCAAAACTCTCGCGATACTGCCGGGCGGTGTCGAAGAGGAACCGCCAGATGTGTGCGGCGACGTCGGAGTCCTTGATCTTGATGTGACACGACTCGACGGCGAACGGGTTGCCGCTCTTGCGGGCCAGCCGCCGATTGATCGTGCCCGATCCAAAGCAGGAGACGTACTCCGCCCGGCCGCCGACCAGCCCCAGCACGGGCGAGACCACGTGCGTGGCGTAGTGCATCGGGATCATCCGCTCCCAGTATTCGGGCCAGCCCTCCATGTCCTGCGGGTGCGACGCCTGCATGTACTGGACTTTGCCCAGCTCGCCCTTCTCGTACATCTCCTTGATGAACAGGAACTCCCGGCTGTAGACCACGGTCTCGGCCATCATGTACTTCAGGCCCGTTTTCTTGACGAGCGAGACGATCTGTTTGCACTCTTCGATGCTCGTCGCCATCGGCACGGTGCACATCACGTGCTTGCCCGCCTTCAGCGCGGCGATCGACATCGGGGCGTGGTCGGGGATCGGCGAGTTGATGTGGACGAAGTCGATCGCCGGATCGGCCAGCAGCCTGGCGTAGCTCGTGTAGCGTTTGGCGATCCCGAACGCGTCGCCGATCTCGTTGAGTTTCGCCTTGTTGCGCCGGCAGATCGCCTCGACATGGGCCTTCGGATGCGCCTGGTAGATGGGAATGAACTCCGCTCCGAACCCGAGCCCTACGATCGCCACGTTGACCTGTCCGCTGTTCGCCATGATCCGCTCTCCTTCGCTTGGGATGTCAAGAGGGCCGTTCGGCGCCGGCCGCATCGGTACCGCCACCAGATTACCGCCACCCAGTGCCCCCGTCAAACGCAAAGCTGCGTACCGGCTGATTGAGTGTGCTCGGTTCTTCTGACAGAGGTTCCGGCCCGCGTATGAGACGGCGCATCGCAGGTAGGGCGAGCGTCCCCGCTCGCCTTGTCCCGTTCGACTTCGCTCAGAGCCTGCCCCTTCAACGGTGTTCAGGGCGGGCTCTGAGCCACGTCGAATGGGACGCAAGACCTACGGCATGCCAGAAGGGCTGGGCACACCGGCGATTCTAACGTACACCCCTTCCACAACGATGCAAAGACATCGATTTTCGTCGGAGTTCCTGCGTGTTTCTGCCGATAAATAGTGGAGATGGACGCAACAGTATGTCAGTCGCCGCAAGCGGTTCGTGATGTTCATCGGAGCCGTCTCCGGCGGGATGCGGCCGACAGCCGCATAAAGGGGGTCATTATGGTCCACAGTCGGTTGCTCAAGGTCCTGCTATCGGTTGCGATTCTTGCCGAAACCGCCGCGACAGGCCAGCCGAGACGTCCGGAAGACTTTCGCGACGCCTATATCGTCCAGGTCAGTCGATCCGCCGATGCCCTGCAGACCGGTCGCGGGGCGGTCCTGCGCACCCAAGGCCGGCTCGGACACGTGTATCACCGGTCGATGCGAGGGTTTTCGATCCAATTGCCGCCCGGGCAGAGCCGGGACGATATTCTGAAGCTGCCGGGCGTGGTCCGCGTCGAGCCGGATATCCGCATCCGCACCGCCGCTCAGGTCCTGCCCACCGGCGTGGCCCGAATCGGCGCGGATCGCCATCCTGCAATCAAGATCGACGGCATCGACGACCGCGTGGACGTCGATATCGCAATCATCGACACGGGCATCGACGTCCGCCATCCCGACCTGCGGGTCGTCGGCGGACGGCGGTTCTATACGCGGCGATGGCTGTCGGTCCAGGACAACCGATACGACGACGCCAACGGACACGGCACGCACTGCGCGGGCATTGCGGCCGCCATCGACAACGACACCGGGGTCGTGGGCGTCGCGCCGGGGGCCCGCCTGTGGGCGGTCCGGGTGCTCGACGCCGACGGCGAGGGCTATCTGTCCGATCTGATCGCGGGCATCGACTGGGTCACCGAGCGGGCCGGTACGATCGAGGTGGCGAACCTGAGCCTGACCGGCACGGGCAAGAGCGACATCCTGCGCGAGGCGATCCGGAACAGCGTTGCGGCCGGGGTGGTGTACGTGGTCGCGGCCGGCAACGACGGCGTGGACATCTACGGCGCCGACGGCGCGTTCAACACGGGCGACGACGTGATTCCCGCCGCCTATCCCGAGGTCGCCACGATCTCGGCGATGGTGGACACCGACGGCCGCGCGGGCGGCTTGGGACCGGCGGTCGGCGAGGGGAACGACGACACGTTCGCGGCCTTCAGCAATTTCAGTCGCCGCGTCGTGGCAGACAACCCAGTCCGGTCGCCGGGGGCCGCCATCGACCTGATGATGCCCGGCGTAGCGATCCGGTCGTGCTGGATGGGCGGACGGTACGCGACCGCCAGCGGGACCAGCATGGCGGCACCGCATGCGGCGGGGCTGGCGGCGCTGTACATCGCCGAATACGGTCGAGCCTACGACGCCGCCGGCGTCTACGCCATTCGGCAGACGCTGATCGACTACGGCGTCGACCAGGCCAGCGGACATAGGCTGAACCAGCCCGGAACG
This genomic interval carries:
- a CDS encoding NAD(P)/FAD-dependent oxidoreductase, encoding MGYRTISLKLPTDYDEEMLRERIGRTLKLTDFSYTIEHKSLDACRKSDIHWLVRIGVASEQIDGGVPETPAPLCIPHVGPGRKALVVGSGPAGFFAAMVLQNAGVQTTLIERGSAVDTRAEGIRTFEKTGLFNPSCNYAFGEGGAGTFSDGKLTSRSKHIGRERQFVLASYIDAGAPEEIAYMAHPHLGSNNLRRIVKRLREEFLALGGRMQFDTMLKDLTIEQGRVVEAVTSSGHIEADCYVVAPGHSAHETYRMLIGRGVPFRTKNFAVGCRVEHPQELINLAQWGRASLPGVKAAEYRLTFNSQGHLPVYTFCMCPGGAVIPATAYANTNVVNGMSCYRRAGRFANAACVAAVNIESLLGRPIAPVEALDWLGSLEASFYEYANGFAAPACRITEFVSRKAPSGVPEASYPLGLKPASLWEMLPVQIGNAIREGLGDFARKIKGFETGTILGLESKTSSPIQAVRDATGLCSGFENLYLIGEGSGYAGGIISSAADGIKAAMHIAESMAAGR
- a CDS encoding TIGR00730 family Rossman fold protein, which encodes MKRVCVYCGSGVGGRPEYADAARMLGKALADRGLHLIFGGGRIGMMGVLARTVLEHGGRVTGVIPKALHEMDLALAEAADMRIVADMHERKALMAELANAFVALPGGFGTIEELFEVLTWAQLGFHAKPVGLLNVARYFDDVIRFVDHATVQGFIDPAHHDLLLVAQTPDELLARLADYKAPRVDKAQWALRSGLE
- a CDS encoding DUF3795 domain-containing protein, with the translated sequence MEPIVAKCGYRCDLCLFFEANFAGGPGPDRISEAFARYYDCQLAPEAIRPCKGCHEGAEAPDKDCRVYPCVREKGLQNCGQCPAFGCETLKTRMDVVEECLAKHPNVSEEDYRLFFGPYLSRAPLTEIHRSARD
- a CDS encoding Gfo/Idh/MocA family protein; amino-acid sequence: MANSGQVNVAIVGLGFGAEFIPIYQAHPKAHVEAICRRNKAKLNEIGDAFGIAKRYTSYARLLADPAIDFVHINSPIPDHAPMSIAALKAGKHVMCTVPMATSIEECKQIVSLVKKTGLKYMMAETVVYSREFLFIKEMYEKGELGKVQYMQASHPQDMEGWPEYWERMIPMHYATHVVSPVLGLVGGRAEYVSCFGSGTINRRLARKSGNPFAVESCHIKIKDSDVAAHIWRFLFDTARQYRESFDVYGSKKSFEWTLVEGEEHILHTAKKPESEIPSRVTVPDYAHLLPEEIRKFTRSIQDAGHLSFIQGGGHGGSHPHLVNEFVSALLEDRAPRPNAVTSANWTCVGLCAHQSAQNGGKIVRLPAFTLTD
- a CDS encoding S8 family serine peptidase, whose protein sequence is MVHSRLLKVLLSVAILAETAATGQPRRPEDFRDAYIVQVSRSADALQTGRGAVLRTQGRLGHVYHRSMRGFSIQLPPGQSRDDILKLPGVVRVEPDIRIRTAAQVLPTGVARIGADRHPAIKIDGIDDRVDVDIAIIDTGIDVRHPDLRVVGGRRFYTRRWLSVQDNRYDDANGHGTHCAGIAAAIDNDTGVVGVAPGARLWAVRVLDADGEGYLSDLIAGIDWVTERAGTIEVANLSLTGTGKSDILREAIRNSVAAGVVYVVAAGNDGVDIYGADGAFNTGDDVIPAAYPEVATISAMVDTDGRAGGLGPAVGEGNDDTFAAFSNFSRRVVADNPVRSPGAAIDLMMPGVAIRSCWMGGRYATASGTSMAAPHAAGLAALYIAEYGRAYDAAGVYAIRQTLIDYGVDQASGHRLNQPGTEPDGNPEPLGWAGSFESVANEPPTADFSFVVGALTVEFTDQSVDEDGTIIAWNWDFGDGTTSIDQDPDHTYAAGRTYTVTLTVTDDRDGIDSVSYDVTVSEPANQPPTADFSFLVDGLMVEFTDESVDEDGAIVAWAWDFGDGATSTDQDPDHAYAVGGTYTVMLAVMDDRGDTDSVSGNVVVAESVRQAPTAYVTIEMSTQRLLRTWRAVVVVTIEAGGESLADADVHGYWQGAATGNILGTTERDGTVVFRTGWLRSRSSITFVVDAVDKDGQEYNLSGLTSETIAPP